The segment TTTCGTTTATTTCTTCGGAATTCCCCTTGCGAACGATGCAGTTTTTCGTCATCTGATGACGAATCTGTCGAACTATTTGAAGcatgcttcttcttcttcttcttgttctttGATTCTGCTTTGtgtcttttttcaattttctctaatttttttaacagttttttcttttgctttgtAGTCAGTGATTTTAGAAAATCAGTTTCAGATTGGATTTTCTCTAGTCCGGGCTCCTCAATAAGTTGATGAGATGTTGCCAGTTCTTTGGCACTTCTTTTCATTGCAAGTCCATCTTCACGAAGACCCTGCTCCAAATCATTCTTTGATAAAATCTGGTTTGCTTCTGATTcagaatgaattttttttgcctCACTCATAGATAGACTGTACATTGTGCACTCCTTGTCTGTATTTATATGGCCCCACTTATGGCATTTGATACAACGAACGTTACGAACTTGTATGCCAAATCTAGAATGGAAATTGTTTGTTGATAATAGTGACTACATCTACAAGAAGTGAATCCAAGTTATACGTACGGTTGATCTCTGATTTCGGTATCGCCTTTACAATAGCTTTCTCGTGGAGCATTATACTTCCGCTGCCATTCAAATTTGTATTCGGTTTCGTTGGATGTTTCCTTTTCCCTTTCCTTCTTCATGCCCGGAGGCAGCTCGTACATGAAGTTGACGCTAAGTTTGTCTTTACTTTCCTTGCTAAGCATGGCTTTGTTGTCGTGCAATTCCTGTTCTTTCTCATATTGATTTCGAAGTTCTTCTTGCTTCTTTTTATATGCCTCTGCTTGTTGCTCTGCCATCCATACCTGAAGGAATaattgtaaaaatttaatttagcaTTACAAAACGAGCAAGTTGATCATTACTCGTTTAAGATTATCGCGAGAAGCAGGATGAAAAAACTTCTTGCACATATAGTTGTTGAATCCTTTTCCCATTGCTTTAGATTGATTTTGAACACCAGTACGAAAAGGGAAAACTTTGCAATAGCAgaattatagtataaaatcaaattttttaaaGCGATTAAATTCGCGACGACATTGAATCTTTTGATATTCACAAACACAAACTTCAGTTTGCTCTTGCCtctcaatgaggtttaaaaaggtgtggcagatgaagacatttgatggtattagtagcgaaaaatcagaaaacgacgtcaaactacaaaaacaaaccgcgtcggacaatgggatttgtttttggagttttacgtcacgcttcatcgtgattggtcgatttacgatttcacccacaccatgatgaaatttcttcattgcactaacaccacttaactaactttgccacacctgtatatatcacattgcttGCCTCTTGCTGTCATCAAACTAAAACTTTACTGTCAAACCTCAAACACGCTCGTGGAAATTAACCTAAATATAAGTAAAATTTAGtacatttcaaaaaaatacccaagtaaccacaagcattaacgcataaccccatattggctgtagctcggcatcgctaataccagacagcggtatatcag is part of the Sabethes cyaneus chromosome 2, idSabCyanKW18_F2, whole genome shotgun sequence genome and harbors:
- the LOC128733840 gene encoding corepressor interacting with RBPJ 1; amino-acid sequence: MGKGFNNYMCKKFFHPASRDNLKRVWMAEQQAEAYKKKQEELRNQYEKEQELHDNKAMLSKESKDKLSVNFMYELPPGMKKEREKETSNETEYKFEWQRKYNAPRESYCKGDTEIRDQPFGIQVRNVRCIKCHKWGHINTDKECTMYSLSMSEAKKIHSESEANQILSKNDLEQGLREDGLAMKRSAKELATSHQLIEEPGLEKIQSETDFLKSLTTKQKKKLLKKLEKIEKRHKAESKNKKKKKKHASNSSTDSSSDDEKLHRSQGEFRRNKRKYSSDLDAEKCRARKRSRSPDTKRYYRYNDSKRNRGRDRSDSPRDRKRR